The following are from one region of the Acidobacteriota bacterium genome:
- a CDS encoding response regulator → MKKILIIDDDADFVEINRTVLEAAGFAVKHAYSGKDGVAAALADPPDLVILDLMMEHWDSGFVAARRIKGDPATAGVPVLMLTGVTRETGMSFDLDSPGEREWIKADMFLSKPLRPEELLQRVKAVLGLA, encoded by the coding sequence ATGAAGAAGATCCTGATTATCGATGACGACGCGGATTTCGTGGAGATCAACCGGACCGTGCTGGAGGCCGCCGGTTTCGCGGTGAAGCACGCCTACTCCGGAAAGGACGGCGTGGCGGCGGCCCTGGCCGACCCGCCCGACCTGGTGATCCTCGACCTCATGATGGAGCACTGGGACAGCGGTTTCGTGGCCGCCCGGCGGATCAAGGGCGACCCCGCCACGGCGGGTGTACCCGTTCTGATGCTGACGGGCGTGACCCGGGAGACGGGCATGAGCTTCGACCTGGACTCGCCCGGGGAACGGGAATGGATCAAGGCCGACATGTTCCTGAGCAAACCGTTGCGGCCGGAAGAGCTGTTGCAGCGCGTCAAGGCCGTCCTGGGCCTGGCGTGA
- a CDS encoding response regulator has protein sequence MRDAARVLVIDDEEGIRRGIRRVLAAEGYRVDEAGDGAGGLEALSAEAYDMVLVDLKMPGNVDGLDVVKAALEKDPDVVVMVISAYASLEAAVQATRLGAYDFMAKPFTPDELKINVQKGLEKRFLVQEKRRLLAEREATLLELSKERGRLRMVVQSMDDGLLVINQQGVVVYANPVARQMLRVETDLSGADYRAVLGATSLGPRVDAVLNAEDPEAERITTEYDLDEKTTVMAKITRLREQDHFVGAVLVLRDISRLKELDRTKSRFVSVVGHELKAPLAAIEGYLEVLLAGTVGAMPEKATGMLERCRDRAASLQNLIKDILNITRLEARTITRRIEPLNAVEMVDSVLDLLKPTIDQKPVTVDHRVPADLPRILVDRDDLDRLLTNLVSNAVKYNRPGGVVTVSYAVTGESVSIAVADTGIGIDREHLDHLGKEFFRVRSEETSRISGTGLGLSIVRKIMDVYHGDLRVESVRGQGSTFTLTFPLPSGTASDSL, from the coding sequence ATGAGGGACGCGGCACGAGTGCTGGTGATCGACGACGAGGAGGGGATCCGGCGGGGAATCCGGCGGGTCCTGGCGGCCGAGGGCTACCGGGTGGACGAGGCCGGCGACGGGGCCGGTGGTCTGGAGGCCCTGTCGGCCGAGGCCTACGACATGGTCCTGGTGGACCTGAAGATGCCGGGGAACGTCGACGGTCTGGACGTGGTGAAGGCGGCCCTGGAGAAGGACCCCGACGTGGTGGTGATGGTGATCAGCGCCTACGCCTCCCTGGAGGCGGCGGTGCAGGCCACCCGCCTGGGCGCCTACGACTTCATGGCGAAGCCCTTCACCCCCGACGAACTGAAGATCAACGTTCAGAAAGGGCTCGAGAAACGCTTCCTGGTGCAGGAGAAGCGCCGGCTCCTGGCGGAGCGGGAGGCCACGCTGCTCGAACTGTCGAAGGAACGGGGCCGCCTGCGGATGGTGGTCCAGTCCATGGACGACGGCCTCCTGGTCATCAACCAGCAGGGGGTCGTGGTTTACGCGAACCCGGTGGCCCGCCAGATGCTCCGCGTTGAAACCGACCTGTCCGGGGCGGACTACCGGGCCGTCCTGGGGGCAACTTCGCTGGGGCCGCGGGTCGATGCCGTGCTGAACGCGGAGGACCCCGAGGCCGAGCGGATCACCACGGAGTACGACCTGGACGAGAAGACGACGGTGATGGCCAAGATCACCCGACTGCGGGAGCAGGACCACTTCGTGGGGGCCGTCCTGGTGCTCCGGGACATCAGCCGCCTCAAGGAACTGGACCGGACCAAGTCCCGCTTCGTCTCCGTGGTGGGCCACGAACTGAAGGCCCCGCTGGCGGCTATCGAGGGCTACCTGGAGGTCCTGCTGGCCGGAACCGTGGGCGCCATGCCCGAGAAGGCCACGGGGATGCTGGAGCGCTGCCGCGACCGGGCGGCCTCCCTCCAGAACCTCATCAAGGACATCCTGAACATCACGCGGCTGGAGGCCCGGACCATCACCCGCCGCATCGAGCCCCTGAACGCGGTCGAGATGGTGGACTCCGTCCTGGACCTGCTCAAGCCCACCATCGACCAGAAACCCGTCACGGTGGACCACCGCGTGCCGGCCGATCTGCCCCGCATCCTCGTGGACCGGGACGACTTGGACCGCCTCCTGACCAACCTGGTGAGCAACGCCGTCAAGTACAACCGCCCCGGGGGCGTGGTGACGGTCTCGTACGCCGTCACCGGGGAGAGCGTGTCCATCGCCGTGGCCGACACCGGGATCGGCATCGACCGGGAGCACCTCGACCACCTCGGGAAAGAGTTCTTCCGCGTCCGCAGCGAGGAGACCAGCCGGATCTCGGGTACGGGCCTCGGCCTCTCCATCGTCCGCAAGATCATGGACGTCTACCACGGCGACCTGCGCGTGGAGAGCGTCAGGGGCCAGGGCTCGACCTTCACCCTGACCTTCCCCCTCCCCTCGGGGACGGCGTCGGACAGTCTTTAG